In Castor canadensis chromosome 11, mCasCan1.hap1v2, whole genome shotgun sequence, a single genomic region encodes these proteins:
- the Ccdc92b gene encoding coiled-coil domain-containing 92B isoform X2 codes for MKLTHDLEMREAQSHQQEEASRELESKCRALESQLEARAAANAELRREVAQREALVSALRCSLRAEERRFLEELRRRSHRATVLGTELQKHTEAAAYLSSQLHAARQRLQAPRAGPGATAEPRPRRRAQRARRPPEATAKGPSRDWAAWDRAACALDDVDPMPDPALFLYARRPPRPNARGPHQPPPQEPPDQGGPQPGPCRSPPGNAK; via the exons ATGA aACTGACCCATGATCTAGAGATGAGAGAGGCCCAATCTCACCAGCAAG AGGAGGCTTCCCGGGAGCTGGAGAGCAAGTGCCGCGCGTTGGAGTCGCAGCTGGAGGCGCGGGCAGCGGCCAACGCCGAGCTGCGGCGGGAGGTGGCGCAGCGCGAGGCGCTGGTGTCGGCGCTGCGCTGCAGCCTGCGCGCCGAGGAGCGCCGCTTCCTGGAGGAGCTGCGACGCCGCAGCCACCGCGCCACCGTGCTGGGCACCGAGCTGCAGAAGCACACCGAGGCGGCCGCCTACCTCTCCAGCCAGCTGCACGCCGCGCGCCAGAGACTGCAGGCCCCGCGCGCAGGCCCTGGCGCCACCGCCGAACCCCGACCCCGCCGGCGCGCACAGCGGGCCCGCCGGCCGCCCGAGGCCACCGCCAAGGGCCCCAGCCGGGACTGGGCCGCCTGGGACCGCGCGGCCTGCGCCCTGGACGACGTTGATCCCATGCCCGACCCCGCGCTCTTCCTCTACGCTCGGAGGCCCCCGCGGCCCAACGCCCGCGGCCCGCACCAGCCGCCACCCCAGGAGCCCCCGGACCAAGGCGGCCCGCAGCCCGGGCCCTGCCGGAGCCCGCCCGGGAACGCCAAGTAG